The Urbifossiella limnaea nucleotide sequence CCCCCTCTCACCCCCGCGGCCCGGAAGAACTGGTAAACTGGGCGTAGATTAAAAACTGCTGGCGACGGCAGTTCTCCGTTGCTTACCCCGGCGGCGGACGGTAAACACCCGCGACACGTTCGTGACGACTTGTAGGCGGCCGGCCGCGCACCGTGGGGGAACGGGGCGCGCCGCGGCTGCGGCCCTTCGGCCGCCGCCGACCCGCCCGCAGTCGGATGGGGGAAGTCCATGAGCCAGATCGACGGCACCCGGTACGCCCCGGTTTGGAAGCGCCGCCGGTGGGTGCCGACCGCCATGTGGGCCGCCGCCGGCCTCGGCATGGCCACCACCTACGCCGCGGCCCAGTCGCCGCAGATCGCCCCGCCCGTCGTCGTCGCCGAGTTCCAGCGCGCGTCGGCCCAGCAGCCGGCCCCCGCCCCCACCCCGGTCCCCGACAAGGCGCCGGACAAGGCCGACCCGAAGGCCGCCGCCCCGGCCCCGAAGGCCGAGGAGCCGCGGACGGTCACCGTCAGCTGGGACAACGCCCCCTGGCAGACCGTGCTCGACTGGTACGGCAAGGAGACCGGGCTCATCCTGGTCACCACCGTGCGGCCCACCGGCTCGGTCACCATCCTGCCGCCGGGGCCCGCGCGGAAGTTCACCCTCGCCGAGGTCACCGACCTCCTGAACGAGGCGATGATCCCGCAGAAGTTCATGATCATCCGCCGGCAGGCGTCGTTCTACATCCAGCCGGCCGACGAGAAGATCGACCCCACCCTGCTCCAGCGCATCGAGCACACCGAGCTGTCCAAGCGCGGCAAGACCGAGATCGTGCTGTGCAACGTCGGCCCGTTCAAGGCCATCTCCGCGTCGGAGGTGATGCCCGAAGTGGACAAGATGCTCACGCCCTTCGGCCGGGCCGTGCTGCTGACCAACGCCAACGCCATCCAGGTGATGGACACGGCCGGGAACATCAGCCGCATCTCGAAGACGCTCGAGGACTACGAGAAGGGCGGCGGCCAGGCCGAGAGCATCACCCACGTGTGCAAGTGGCGCCGCGCCCCCGAGATGGCCGCGGTGCTGCAGCAGCTCCTCAAGGACGACCAGACCCGCATCGAGGGGACCGGCGCCGCCGCACCGGCGTTCCCGACCGACCCCCGCTTCGGGTTCCCGGGCGGCAACCCGTACTTCCCGGGCCAGGGCGGCGGCGACCCGCGCGGCAACGACCCGCGCCGCGACCCGCGCAACACCACCTACCCGTCGGCCGGGTCGCGCACCAAGACGGTGCAGATCGTCGTGGACAACCGCCGCAACGCCGTCCTCATCACGGCGCCGCCCGAGAAGATCACGCTGGCGCAGGAGATCATCACCAACTTCGACAAGAAGACCAGCCCGGACCAGAAGGAGATCGTGCCGGCGGCGCCGGAACTGCGGACGCACGCCGTCGCGCCGGGCACGGCCGACGCCATCGCCAAGATCATCCAGGAGAAGAACCCGGCCATCCGCGTGCAGTCGATCCCGACCAGTAACCAGATCATGGTCTACGGCACGCCCGAGGAGCACGCCGAGGTGCTGGCCCAGCTCCGCGGCAGCGACCCGGTCGCGGGCAACAACGGGGCGCTGGTCACCAAGCTCATCGCGCTGCAGAACCTCGACCCGACCACGACGGCCACCACGCTCGGCAAGCTGTTCCCGTCCGGCATCGCCGGCGGTGGCCCCGTGCTCGAGCCGCAGACCGGCCTCAACCCCGGCATCCTCTTCCGCGGCACGCAGACGCAGCTGGACGACGCCGAGCGCGCCATCCGCGCGCTCGACCCCAACGCCATCCCCGGCGGCCCGAACGTGCCGGCCGGCTCGCGGCTGACGCTGCAGTTCGACAACGGCAACGCAGGCATCCTGGCCGAGGCGATTTCCAACGCCATGCGGGGGATGAACAAGAACCCGGTCATCATCAACAACCTGCTGTCGGGGCCGAACGGGCCGGCCAACTTCCAGCCGCGGCCGGCGCGCCCGCTCACCGACCCGATCCCGTCCGGGCCGATCCCCGGCACCAACCCGATGGGGCCGCCCGCCCCGCTGACGATGCCGCCGCCGGCCCCGCTGCCGAACGGCGGGACCCGCAAGTCGCAGCTGCCGTCCGGGCCGTACGACCCGCGCTACGTCCTGGCCCAGATCGTCGACCCGGCCAAGCAGGAGCTGAAGCCGGTCAACATCACCGTCGTCGGCAACCGCCTCGTCATCGAGAGCGGCGACCCGGAGGCGCTGGCGCTGGTGGGCGAGCTGGTCCGGCTGTACACGAGCCAGGCCAAGCCCGACGAGAACCTGTTCGAGGTGATTCGCCTGAAGTTCGTCGGCGCGGCCGAGGCGTCGAAGGTGGTCACCGAGGTGTTCAACGGCCCGCAGCAGCAGGGCGGCCAGGGCGGCCAGGGCGGTGGCGGCCGCGGCGGCGGCGGGCCGGGCGGCCTCATCGGCGGGCTCCTCGGCGGCGGCGGCGGCGGCGGGCTTCTGGGCGGCCTCCTCGGCGGCGGCGCCGCGGGCACGCCGTCCAAGGACCGCGTCCGCGTCGTGGCCGAGACGAGCAGCAACTCGCTGATCGTGGTCAAGGCCACGCAGCTCGACCTGCTCACCATCCGCCGGCTCCTCGCCAACGTCATCGACAGCGGCGAGACCGACTCGGAGGCCATCCAGCGGACGAACGTCATCACGCTGAAGAACACCGAGGCCGCCGACATGGTCCTGGTGGTCCGCGACGTGTTCAAGACGGCGATCGCGCCGAGCGGCGGCGGCGGCGGCGGCGTCAACCCGCTGTTCCCGTTCGTCCCGCAGGGCGGCGGCGGTCAGGGCAACCAGCAGCGGCCGCCGGCCATGTCCGTCGGCGTGGACGAGCGCACCAACAGCCTCGTCGTTCTGGCCAGCGAGACGCTGTTCCGCGAGGTGAAGGCGCTCGTGGACCAGCTCGACAGCGCCACGCCCACGAACGGCGCCGAGGTGGTGCGGGTGGTGCCGATCCAGGGGATCGACCCGGCGCTGTTGCAGCAACTGGTTGACGCGGTGCAGGGCCGCGACAGCGCCAACAGCCGCGTCACTGGCAACCAGGGTCGCACCGGTCAGGGCCAGGGTGCCGGCGGCATGGGCGGCGGCGGATTCCCCGGCCTCGGCGGCGGGTTCCCCGGCCTCGGCGGCGGCGGCGGGTTCCCCGGCCTCGGCGGCGGCGGAGCCCGGCCGGGCGGCGGCGGCTTCCAGGGCGGCGGCGGCGGAGGGAGACCCGGCGGGGGAGCCGCGGGGGGACGAGGAGGCCGACAGGCCCGCTTCGGCGGGGAGGGCCCCGTAAATTTTGACTACCGGGGCAAGGACGCCCCCCCGGCGATGAGCCGGACGATCTACGACCCCGAGACCGACCCGGACCCGTGGTACTTCACGACCGGGGCGGTGATGAACGAACCCGTCCCGCTGCCCGGCGCGCGCCGCCGGCTGGCACCGAACATCGTCCAGGTCAGTCACCAGCTGCCGGCCGTGCAGCAGCCGCCGGCGCTGCCCCCGACGATGCAGCCGCCCACGCCGCTGCCGGCGGGGCCGGGCGTGCCGCTCCCCGGTGAGGGCGTCGGCGTGGCCGCGCCGCGCGGCCCCGTCACCGCCACGCCGATCAACGACCTCGGCGTGCTCGTCCTCACCGCCCGCGACCAGCGGGACATGGAGCTCATCCTCCGGCTGCTCGAGACGATCCGCGTCGGGCAGGGCAACCGCCTGGAGCCCGAGTTGCGGATGGTGTCGCTCAAGCACGCCGACTCCAACATCATCGCCGGCACGCTGAACACCGTGTTCTCGAAGGTGCAGGTGGGGCCGGGCGGGAACATCGTGCCGAGCTCGGCCCGGCAGACGACACCGGGCAACGCCCTGAGCGCCCTCACCGGTGCGCCGAGCGCCACGCAGAACGTCTACGTCATCGCCATGC carries:
- a CDS encoding secretin N-terminal domain-containing protein, producing MSQIDGTRYAPVWKRRRWVPTAMWAAAGLGMATTYAAAQSPQIAPPVVVAEFQRASAQQPAPAPTPVPDKAPDKADPKAAAPAPKAEEPRTVTVSWDNAPWQTVLDWYGKETGLILVTTVRPTGSVTILPPGPARKFTLAEVTDLLNEAMIPQKFMIIRRQASFYIQPADEKIDPTLLQRIEHTELSKRGKTEIVLCNVGPFKAISASEVMPEVDKMLTPFGRAVLLTNANAIQVMDTAGNISRISKTLEDYEKGGGQAESITHVCKWRRAPEMAAVLQQLLKDDQTRIEGTGAAAPAFPTDPRFGFPGGNPYFPGQGGGDPRGNDPRRDPRNTTYPSAGSRTKTVQIVVDNRRNAVLITAPPEKITLAQEIITNFDKKTSPDQKEIVPAAPELRTHAVAPGTADAIAKIIQEKNPAIRVQSIPTSNQIMVYGTPEEHAEVLAQLRGSDPVAGNNGALVTKLIALQNLDPTTTATTLGKLFPSGIAGGGPVLEPQTGLNPGILFRGTQTQLDDAERAIRALDPNAIPGGPNVPAGSRLTLQFDNGNAGILAEAISNAMRGMNKNPVIINNLLSGPNGPANFQPRPARPLTDPIPSGPIPGTNPMGPPAPLTMPPPAPLPNGGTRKSQLPSGPYDPRYVLAQIVDPAKQELKPVNITVVGNRLVIESGDPEALALVGELVRLYTSQAKPDENLFEVIRLKFVGAAEASKVVTEVFNGPQQQGGQGGQGGGGRGGGGPGGLIGGLLGGGGGGGLLGGLLGGGAAGTPSKDRVRVVAETSSNSLIVVKATQLDLLTIRRLLANVIDSGETDSEAIQRTNVITLKNTEAADMVLVVRDVFKTAIAPSGGGGGGVNPLFPFVPQGGGGQGNQQRPPAMSVGVDERTNSLVVLASETLFREVKALVDQLDSATPTNGAEVVRVVPIQGIDPALLQQLVDAVQGRDSANSRVTGNQGRTGQGQGAGGMGGGGFPGLGGGFPGLGGGGGFPGLGGGGARPGGGGFQGGGGGGRPGGGAAGGRGGRQARFGGEGPVNFDYRGKDAPPAMSRTIYDPETDPDPWYFTTGAVMNEPVPLPGARRRLAPNIVQVSHQLPAVQQPPALPPTMQPPTPLPAGPGVPLPGEGVGVAAPRGPVTATPINDLGVLVLTARDQRDMELILRLLETIRVGQGNRLEPELRMVSLKHADSNIIAGTLNTVFSKVQVGPGGNIVPSSARQTTPGNALSALTGAPSATQNVYVIAMPRTNSLLIAGPKGRFEDIIKEVDRLDVPNGLDVRPKSIFLKNASAQIVAQQIQWLYSQRFPNEGPPSSQVRISFDLASNSVLVQAAPSDMADIEALLLQLDSATSIAKNRVKVYRLRNGLADEVAGILIQAITANTVNPNLQASQRWYQQSVTGAGNIGAIGNLATIAQGGQGGLQGLQGQGQQGAFQGLQGLTQQPGGGAGIGQNVPGLNATVPQVGQTSGGGLSTRSNTLQFVGADGKPVESGFLADVHIIPAARINGIVVTAPDKTIELIDALMTSLDTVAAASSNIKVFTLTKADAVLTGITLQQLFSGTNRTGLTPGGQGGAQGQQQGGLNQGTTAARPLLTLGADPGPGASLIDLRISVDDRTNSLIVAGSQNDLDTIGAVIMRLEATDAPQRMMDVYKLRNQAAADVAQNLQTFMTNSVANVITPAGFNTSYQQLLRNVVIVAEPVSNTVLISASPQYFGELKRMIERLDAAPPQVVIQVTIADIQLSNNEEFGAEVGLQTPIIFGRGTTGNGPGTPGFNFNTTPVSALPNSNLFNQGVVGFQGLGNLGVGRVGAGGVSGFVFSAQSQSFNLLLRALKTQGRAEITSRPQVQVTDNQTGYVQVGQNFPIPGDISQNATGTVQGVTYTATGVTLRVTPRVNPDGKVLMRVEPQIASPAANPVAVGTAGTAFPINVQTVQTTILAGDGETVVIGGLITNQDTRAQNGVPFLQDIPYVGSLFRYRTHNVQRREILIIMTPHIVRNEADQARILAEEARRMEWCVPDIARYHGHGLEVIGPAMKGATPQAIPGFPNPNGPIPGGFQFGPTPPWMPADNWLPPANSAPAPATPGAIPLPGPTPFSSAVPEVPGAVAVPAGVTLPPFVPAGPYTPAGTVTPAAGATSAAPAAARGASFTMAMPQPPAPPAPASPPPPVPVPGRGFAIAPPAEPAPTPNPQATEGRSWNVFGR